A single genomic interval of Argopecten irradians isolate NY chromosome 8, Ai_NY, whole genome shotgun sequence harbors:
- the LOC138329931 gene encoding uncharacterized protein, producing the protein MTLRNRQHLRKFTPFNTTSPYAAVSPPISDVRPSKVMLPSDEIPSAAAAPRRQGDQSPPPRTTQATAPVSPPAPLPQLSPHVRGTPAPMSSMTTLSQGATLPPTPRRLNFNTTGDHDNIPQQIEPVVTRVPRALSRLQPHNKPGIKELEPHGPRHSAGVVPNDSSP; encoded by the coding sequence ATGACATTACGAAATCGTCAGCATCTCCGCAAGTTCACTCCCTTCAACACCACCTCGCCTTATGCCGCAGTTTCGCCACCCATATCAGACGTACGGCCATCTAAGGTGATGTTGCCTTCCGATGAAATTCCGTCTGCAGCTGCAGCCCCACGACGACAAGGTGACCAATCGCCGCCTCCACGGACGACACAGGCCACGGCTCCTGTATCACCACCGGCCCCACTCCCCCAACTGTCACCACATGTGCGCGGGACACCGGCTCCTATGAGTAGCATGACAACACTGTCACAGGGGGCCACTCTCCCACCAACACCACGTCGGTTAAACTTTAATACAACAGGTGACCATGACAACATCCCTCAGCAAATTGAGCCAGTTGTAACGCGAGTACCACGAGCTCTCTCTCGACTTCAGCCACACAACAAGCCAGGTATAAAGGAACTGGAACCACACGGACCTCGTCATAGTGCAGGAGTTGTACCAAATGATTCATCGCCGTGA